One window of the Allosaccharopolyspora coralli genome contains the following:
- a CDS encoding ABC transporter permease has product MTFLEYVAGNWPEVVSATLDHTLLVLTGLGLAVLIGVPIAVLTYRTETPRIAVVSACGLMLTIPSYALFGLLIAPLGLGNAPSVVALTMYALLPVVRNAVVGLREVDPAVLQSARGMGMNRLRLLTSVELPLAWPVILTGLRVATQLLLGIAAIAAAVNGPGLGNLILDGLAKAGTPFAIYLTIEGIAGIVLLAVLFDVLFSVLNRVTTSRGIRA; this is encoded by the coding sequence ATGACGTTCCTCGAGTACGTCGCGGGAAACTGGCCCGAGGTCGTCTCGGCCACGCTCGACCACACGCTGCTGGTACTGACCGGTCTCGGTCTGGCCGTTCTGATCGGGGTGCCGATCGCGGTGCTGACCTACCGGACCGAAACACCGAGGATCGCGGTGGTCAGCGCGTGCGGGCTGATGCTCACCATCCCGTCCTACGCCCTGTTCGGCCTGCTCATCGCCCCGCTCGGCCTGGGCAACGCGCCGTCGGTCGTGGCGCTGACGATGTATGCGCTGCTGCCCGTGGTGCGCAACGCCGTCGTCGGGCTCCGCGAGGTCGACCCCGCCGTCCTCCAGTCCGCGCGGGGGATGGGCATGAACCGGCTGCGGCTGCTCACCTCGGTGGAGCTGCCGCTGGCCTGGCCGGTGATTCTCACCGGCCTCCGGGTCGCGACCCAGCTGCTGCTGGGAATCGCGGCGATCGCGGCGGCCGTGAACGGCCCCGGGTTGGGCAACCTCATCCTGGACGGCCTGGCGAAAGCAGGCACGCCGTTCGCGATCTATCTGACGATCGAGGGAATCGCGGGCATCGTCCTGCTCGCGGTCCTGTTCGACGTCTTGTTCTCCGTCCTGAACCGAGTCACCACGTCGAGGGGGATCCGTGCCTGA
- a CDS encoding alpha/beta hydrolase, with the protein MVSVRPLPFFSSGLRLDADLHLPDDGGAGAPYPVVIPSSGYQGLKVIHPERFARTLTERGYAVLAFDYRSFGASEGEHGRLIPQEWAQDLRAAVDRVSTVEELDANRIGLLGWGMGGGVVVAEAAEDERVRAVAAVNGIADGTRSTRNMHDAGSWQSLQERIVADRGRRSEWGRSEITSPWDIVRLDLDDRTDGYVGAELYRAPGFGSGVTLESADMLLRFSPESVAHRIAPRPLFVVHGGENELHKPEEARSLYEHAEEPKRLEIIEGAGHTEWMFDEHPTFRALLDQLDGFFTDAFDRVLVG; encoded by the coding sequence ATGGTGTCTGTTCGTCCCCTTCCCTTCTTCAGCAGCGGCCTGCGCCTCGACGCGGACCTGCACCTGCCCGACGACGGCGGCGCCGGCGCCCCGTACCCGGTGGTGATTCCGTCGTCCGGGTACCAGGGACTGAAAGTGATCCACCCCGAGCGTTTCGCCAGGACGTTGACCGAGCGTGGGTACGCGGTGCTCGCGTTCGACTACCGCAGTTTCGGCGCCAGTGAAGGTGAACACGGCAGGCTGATTCCGCAGGAGTGGGCGCAGGACCTCCGTGCCGCCGTCGACCGTGTGTCCACAGTGGAAGAACTCGACGCCAACCGCATCGGACTGCTGGGCTGGGGCATGGGTGGCGGCGTCGTGGTCGCCGAGGCCGCGGAGGACGAGCGCGTGCGCGCGGTCGCGGCGGTCAACGGCATCGCCGACGGCACGCGCTCCACTCGCAACATGCACGACGCCGGATCCTGGCAGAGCCTGCAGGAACGCATCGTCGCTGACCGAGGTCGCCGCTCCGAGTGGGGCCGTTCCGAGATCACCTCGCCGTGGGATATCGTGCGGCTCGATCTCGACGACCGCACCGACGGCTACGTGGGTGCCGAGCTGTACCGCGCCCCTGGCTTCGGGTCCGGCGTGACCCTGGAGTCGGCGGACATGCTGCTGCGGTTCAGCCCCGAGTCCGTAGCCCACCGCATCGCACCGCGCCCGTTGTTCGTCGTCCACGGTGGCGAGAACGAGCTCCACAAGCCCGAGGAGGCGCGCTCGCTGTACGAGCACGCCGAGGAGCCGAAGCGGCTGGAGATCATCGAGGGCGCCGGGCACACCGAGTGGATGTTCGACGAACACCCCACGTTCCGGGCACTGCTCGACCAGCTGGACGGGTTCTTCACGGACGCTTTCGACCGCGTGCTCGTCGGCTGA
- a CDS encoding ABC transporter ATP-binding protein, whose amino-acid sequence MPENDSREHHASRAEPMIRLENLTKSYPGQSEPAVRELTLDVPAGEIVVFVGPSGCGKTTTMKLVNRLIEPTSGRIHLDGTDVTEVNPDLLRRKIGYTIQQTGLFPHRTVADNIATVPKMLGWKSRRISERVDELLRLVGLDPALYRDRYPKQLSGGQQQRIGVARALGADPDVMLMDEPFGAIDPLNRESLQNEFLRIQADLRKTIVFVTHDVDEAIKMGDRIAVFRQGGEVVQYDTPERILAEPADEFVREFLGSGTSVKRLSLTPLSAVDVPRWSTVSEGDVDSGEVAAAPGEFRLVLDGDDKPAGWLSACPDGGPGEIVPLISLLGPDDTLFDALDQMLSLNSSAATVVDADGRYRGVLDLDTIRSAINVEPRSAPVETLQEV is encoded by the coding sequence GTGCCTGAGAACGACTCGCGCGAGCATCACGCGTCGCGTGCGGAGCCGATGATCCGGCTCGAGAATCTGACGAAGTCCTATCCCGGCCAGTCCGAGCCCGCGGTTCGTGAGCTCACCCTCGACGTCCCCGCAGGGGAGATCGTGGTGTTCGTCGGCCCGTCCGGGTGCGGGAAGACGACGACCATGAAGTTGGTCAACCGGTTGATCGAGCCGACCTCCGGCCGGATCCACCTCGACGGCACCGACGTCACGGAGGTGAACCCCGACCTGCTGCGTCGCAAGATCGGCTACACGATTCAGCAGACCGGGCTGTTCCCGCATCGCACCGTCGCCGACAACATCGCCACCGTGCCGAAGATGCTCGGCTGGAAGTCCCGGCGGATCTCCGAACGGGTCGACGAGTTGCTCCGGCTGGTCGGGCTCGATCCGGCGTTGTATCGCGACCGGTACCCCAAGCAGCTCTCGGGCGGGCAACAGCAACGCATCGGTGTGGCGCGTGCGCTGGGTGCCGATCCCGACGTGATGCTGATGGACGAGCCGTTCGGTGCGATCGACCCGCTCAACCGTGAGTCGCTGCAGAACGAGTTCCTCCGCATCCAGGCCGATCTACGCAAGACGATCGTGTTCGTCACCCACGACGTCGACGAGGCGATCAAGATGGGCGACCGGATCGCGGTGTTCCGCCAGGGCGGTGAGGTCGTGCAGTACGACACCCCGGAACGGATTCTCGCCGAGCCCGCCGACGAGTTCGTACGCGAGTTCCTCGGGTCGGGCACGTCGGTGAAGCGACTGTCGCTGACCCCACTGTCGGCTGTGGACGTCCCCCGATGGTCCACTGTGTCCGAAGGTGACGTGGACAGCGGAGAGGTCGCTGCGGCACCCGGCGAGTTCCGTCTCGTGCTCGACGGCGACGACAAGCCGGCCGGTTGGCTCTCCGCCTGCCCGGACGGCGGCCCCGGCGAGATCGTGCCGTTGATCTCGCTGCTGGGGCCGGACGACACGTTGTTCGACGCTCTCGACCAGATGCTGTCCCTGAACTCGTCGGCCGCCACCGTCGTCGACGCGGACGGCAGGTACCGCGGCGTGCTCGACCTGGACACGATCCGTTCGGCGATCAACGTCGAACCACGGTCGGCTCCGGTCGAGACGTTGCAGGAGGTGTGA
- a CDS encoding DUF6282 family protein, with amino-acid sequence MFDVHVHSSPDVVPRRGDDHDIVRSYAEAGFTGCVLKGHYESTVGRAAAANRNSPITVYGGIALNQHAGGPNPAAVAACLDAGGRVVWMPTADAHTQRTAGLPSLCGARPGLAAHSYAIPPVDRSTAEAAQEICALVAEADAVLATGHLSGPEAEWLLTTAQQHGVRRFLLTHPSYTVPALSASETAELTARGALAEITTFQLLHQPGCTPQQLAAFADRVGLDHVVLSSDAGQPDSPQPPEALQLLVDALAGEGLDRDALMRCASDIPAALVTP; translated from the coding sequence GTGTTCGACGTCCACGTGCACTCCTCCCCCGACGTCGTCCCCCGGCGGGGCGACGACCACGACATCGTGCGGTCCTACGCCGAGGCGGGTTTCACCGGATGCGTCCTCAAAGGACACTACGAGTCTACCGTCGGTCGCGCCGCCGCCGCGAACCGGAACAGCCCGATCACCGTGTACGGCGGGATCGCGCTCAATCAGCACGCCGGCGGCCCCAACCCGGCGGCGGTCGCCGCATGCCTCGACGCCGGCGGCCGAGTCGTGTGGATGCCGACCGCCGACGCGCACACCCAGCGCACCGCCGGACTTCCCAGCCTGTGCGGGGCACGGCCGGGCCTGGCAGCGCACTCGTACGCGATCCCGCCCGTCGACCGCTCGACCGCCGAAGCCGCGCAGGAGATCTGCGCGCTCGTGGCCGAGGCCGACGCGGTGCTCGCCACCGGCCACCTGAGCGGCCCGGAAGCGGAGTGGTTGCTCACGACCGCGCAACAGCACGGGGTGCGGCGGTTCTTGCTGACACACCCCAGCTACACGGTCCCCGCGCTCTCCGCCTCCGAGACCGCCGAACTGACCGCACGTGGCGCGCTCGCCGAGATCACCACGTTCCAGCTGCTACACCAACCGGGCTGCACTCCGCAGCAGCTCGCGGCTTTCGCCGACCGGGTCGGCCTCGACCACGTCGTTCTGTCTTCGGACGCGGGCCAACCGGACTCGCCGCAGCCGCCGGAGGCGCTGCAGTTGCTCGTCGACGCACTCGCCGGGGAAGGGCTCGACCGGGACGCACTGATGCGCTGCGCGAGCGACATTCCGGCCGCGCTCGTCACGCCCTGA
- a CDS encoding FAD-binding and (Fe-S)-binding domain-containing protein, with protein sequence MTSPDLTGFASALRRDVAGTVALDAATRALYTTDASNYRAVPDAVLVPRSTDDVVAALASCHEFGVPVVNRGGGTSVAGNALGGGLLIDTSRHLTAVSDIDPESKTARVEPGVVLDDLRAAAGRDGLTFGPDPSTHGRCTVGGMIGNNACGSHSVAWGTTADNVESLDIALPDGTRMTVGATSREQLRDRAAAPNRQGQVYARLQHLVDRHLATIRTGLPTFSRRVSGYALDQLLPEKGFHLARALTGTEGSCVSVLGATVRLVESPKARALLVLGYPDAPAAGDAVPEILRHRPLTVEGLDRELVDTWRSRRPSRLRTGLPNGRAWLLVEFGGDDLAEAESRACAALASLSGAARGEDTRVLGDVAKQRAVWRIREEGAGIATRLPDGSEAWPGLEDAAVPPDKLGSYLRGFDKLKAAHGRRGVAYGHFGEGCLHVRLDFDMARDNGIADFRTFMEDAAELIHQHGGSLSGEHGDGRARSELLARTFPDELVRAFGEFKAIWDPAALMNPGVIVEPAPLDADLRVPSLSPPTETTAFSYPEDGGSFSQAVGRCVGVGKCRQSTPGNVMCPSFQVTAEERHSTRGRAHLLGEMLAEDVITDGWRSEEVREALDLCLSCKGCRTDCPVNVDMATYKSEFLHHHYAKRLRPASHYSMGWLPLWARLASVAPRVVNAVGRHRATSTVLKRLGGIAPERTVPIFAAESFTRGFGARSRPSRGRSPVALWPDTFTNYLAPEVGHAAVKVMEDAGFNVLLPDGPVCCGLTWVSTGQLDVAKRVMRRSLSSVEYYASRGVPIVGLEPSCTAALRTDVPELLATESAHATAGSVFTFAEFLERHAPGWTPPHVHKESISQVHCHQHAVTGYEPDEKLLRTAGVDNTRLDSGCCGLAGNFGFERGHYEVSQACGEQALLPAVREADADTLVLADGFSCRTQIEQATGRRAAHVAEILADALPRK encoded by the coding sequence GTGACCTCACCCGACCTCACAGGATTCGCGTCCGCGCTGCGCCGCGACGTCGCGGGCACCGTCGCCCTCGACGCCGCGACTCGCGCGCTCTACACGACCGATGCGTCGAACTACCGCGCGGTGCCGGACGCGGTTCTCGTCCCTCGCAGCACCGACGACGTCGTGGCCGCGCTCGCGAGCTGCCACGAGTTCGGCGTGCCTGTGGTCAACCGGGGCGGCGGGACCTCCGTGGCGGGCAACGCGCTCGGGGGTGGGCTCCTCATCGACACCTCACGGCATCTGACGGCCGTGAGCGACATCGACCCCGAGTCGAAGACTGCCCGTGTCGAACCCGGGGTGGTGTTGGACGATCTCCGCGCCGCGGCCGGGCGGGACGGGCTCACCTTCGGCCCCGACCCCTCGACACACGGTCGGTGCACGGTGGGCGGCATGATCGGCAACAACGCCTGCGGTTCGCACTCGGTCGCGTGGGGAACGACCGCCGACAACGTCGAGTCACTGGACATCGCTCTCCCGGACGGCACCCGCATGACCGTCGGCGCGACGAGCCGCGAGCAGCTGCGCGACCGCGCCGCCGCACCGAACCGGCAGGGCCAGGTCTACGCGCGGCTGCAGCACCTCGTCGATCGCCACCTGGCCACGATCCGCACCGGACTGCCGACGTTCTCCCGGCGAGTCTCGGGATACGCACTCGACCAGCTGCTGCCGGAGAAGGGGTTCCACCTCGCACGCGCGCTGACAGGAACGGAAGGTTCCTGCGTCAGCGTGCTCGGTGCGACGGTTCGACTGGTCGAGAGCCCGAAGGCAAGGGCGTTGCTGGTGCTCGGATACCCGGATGCTCCCGCGGCGGGCGACGCGGTGCCCGAGATCCTCCGGCATCGCCCGCTCACGGTGGAAGGCCTCGACCGGGAGCTCGTCGACACCTGGCGTTCCCGGAGGCCGTCACGCCTGCGGACCGGCCTGCCGAACGGCCGCGCGTGGCTGCTGGTCGAGTTCGGTGGCGACGATCTCGCCGAGGCCGAGTCCCGGGCATGCGCCGCCTTGGCGTCGTTGTCCGGTGCGGCGCGTGGCGAAGACACCCGGGTACTGGGTGATGTCGCGAAGCAACGCGCGGTGTGGCGTATTCGCGAAGAGGGAGCGGGCATCGCCACCCGGCTCCCCGACGGATCCGAAGCGTGGCCGGGACTGGAAGATGCCGCCGTGCCCCCGGACAAGCTCGGCTCGTATCTGCGGGGGTTCGACAAACTCAAGGCCGCCCACGGTCGACGTGGCGTCGCCTACGGCCACTTCGGCGAGGGGTGTCTGCATGTCCGGCTCGACTTCGACATGGCACGAGACAACGGCATCGCGGACTTCCGGACGTTCATGGAAGACGCCGCCGAGCTCATTCACCAACACGGCGGATCGCTGTCCGGTGAACACGGCGACGGTCGAGCCCGCTCCGAACTGCTCGCGCGCACCTTCCCGGACGAACTCGTCCGTGCTTTCGGGGAGTTCAAGGCGATCTGGGACCCGGCAGCGCTGATGAACCCCGGCGTCATCGTCGAACCTGCACCTCTCGACGCCGATCTGCGCGTCCCGAGCCTGTCGCCGCCCACGGAAACGACGGCGTTCTCCTACCCGGAGGACGGTGGCTCGTTCAGCCAGGCCGTCGGTCGGTGCGTGGGAGTAGGCAAGTGCAGGCAGAGCACGCCCGGAAACGTCATGTGTCCCAGTTTCCAGGTCACCGCAGAAGAGCGACACTCCACTCGCGGACGCGCGCACCTGCTCGGCGAGATGCTCGCCGAAGACGTCATCACCGACGGCTGGCGCTCCGAAGAGGTGCGGGAGGCGCTGGACTTGTGCCTGTCGTGCAAGGGATGTCGCACCGACTGTCCGGTCAATGTGGACATGGCGACCTACAAGTCAGAGTTTCTGCACCATCACTACGCGAAGCGGTTGCGGCCCGCTTCGCACTACTCGATGGGATGGCTGCCGCTGTGGGCGCGCCTGGCGTCGGTCGCGCCGCGTGTCGTGAACGCGGTCGGACGACATCGCGCGACCTCCACCGTCCTCAAGCGCCTCGGTGGTATCGCTCCCGAACGGACCGTGCCGATCTTCGCCGCAGAGTCCTTCACGCGCGGATTCGGAGCGCGGTCGCGGCCGAGTCGTGGACGGAGCCCGGTGGCGCTGTGGCCGGACACGTTCACCAACTACCTCGCTCCGGAAGTCGGGCACGCGGCCGTCAAGGTGATGGAGGATGCCGGTTTCAACGTGCTCCTGCCGGACGGGCCGGTGTGCTGCGGACTGACTTGGGTCTCGACGGGGCAACTCGACGTGGCAAAGAGGGTGATGCGTCGATCACTGTCCTCTGTGGAGTATTATGCTTCACGCGGTGTGCCGATCGTCGGGCTCGAACCGTCGTGTACGGCGGCGCTTCGAACCGACGTGCCGGAACTCCTCGCGACCGAATCGGCACACGCCACCGCCGGTTCGGTGTTCACGTTCGCCGAGTTCCTGGAACGGCACGCCCCGGGTTGGACACCACCGCACGTACACAAGGAATCCATCAGCCAGGTCCATTGCCATCAGCACGCGGTCACCGGGTACGAGCCCGATGAAAAGCTGCTGCGCACGGCCGGTGTGGACAATACGCGGCTGGACTCCGGCTGCTGTGGACTCGCAGGAAACTTCGGCTTCGAGCGTGGGCACTACGAGGTGTCTCAGGCGTGCGGGGAGCAGGCCTTACTCCCCGCCGTTCGCGAAGCCGACGCGGATACCCTCGTGCTCGCCGACGGATTCTCCTGCCGCACGCAGATCGAGCAGGCGACGGGCCGCCGCGCCGCCCACGTCGCCGAGATCCTCGCCGACGCACTCCCGCGAAAGTGA
- a CDS encoding nitrilase-related carbon-nitrogen hydrolase: protein MRIALAQVDCRLGDVDGNLAEAERTVKEAAASNADLVVFPELSLHGYALGQVSEDRSVAVADARLAALSELGPDVLISFLEDGRLRRYNSSAYYADGALVHTHRKLYLPNYLDWEERKHASPGSAMRAYDTRHARMATLICNDAWQPVLPWLAAQDGAEVMLIPTNSAAGLAPGAVDTAAYWQDLLLFIARMQQCWVVFVNRVGEEAGASFWGGSRVLDPWGEVVAEAPQWSSSLTVVDIDVRAARKRRREMPLLQESRFGLVSREVNRLLEEAAD from the coding sequence ATGCGGATCGCGCTGGCACAGGTGGACTGCCGCCTGGGGGACGTCGACGGCAACCTGGCCGAGGCCGAACGCACGGTCAAAGAGGCCGCCGCGTCGAACGCCGACCTCGTCGTCTTCCCCGAACTGTCGCTGCACGGCTACGCACTCGGCCAGGTCAGCGAGGACCGGTCGGTGGCCGTCGCCGACGCACGACTCGCCGCCCTGTCCGAACTCGGGCCGGACGTGCTGATCAGCTTCCTCGAGGACGGCAGGCTACGCCGGTACAACTCGTCGGCCTACTACGCGGACGGGGCGCTGGTGCACACGCATCGCAAGCTCTACCTGCCGAACTACCTCGACTGGGAGGAGCGCAAGCACGCCAGCCCCGGCTCTGCGATGCGTGCCTACGACACGCGCCACGCCCGGATGGCGACGTTGATCTGCAACGACGCGTGGCAGCCCGTGCTTCCGTGGCTGGCGGCCCAGGACGGCGCGGAAGTCATGCTCATCCCCACCAACAGCGCGGCGGGGCTGGCACCGGGCGCCGTCGACACCGCCGCCTACTGGCAGGACCTGCTGCTGTTCATCGCACGCATGCAGCAGTGCTGGGTGGTGTTCGTCAACCGCGTCGGCGAGGAAGCCGGCGCGTCGTTCTGGGGCGGTTCCCGCGTGCTCGACCCGTGGGGCGAGGTCGTCGCCGAGGCTCCACAGTGGAGTTCCTCGCTCACGGTGGTCGACATCGACGTACGCGCGGCACGCAAGCGCCGCCGCGAGATGCCGCTGTTGCAGGAATCCCGGTTCGGGCTCGTCTCTCGGGAGGTCAACCGGCTCCTGGAGGAAGCAGCCGACTGA
- a CDS encoding IclR family transcriptional regulator: MATEGSTGVHRAVAILTVLGSEDAAEQGSLGVVEIARRVGREKTQISRALRMLEATGLVERDSETLGYRLGWRLFTMAVNVGRQRLLVEAPPVLRRLVTATKERAHLTVLDGDGALTVLSESPMRAVQTAGWVGRITPLESTSSGRALLVDHGDDEIRDLLGEVPFTGTGPRAPTSVDELLARVGQARELGYALVDEEFEEGLVAAAAPVRDFRGRVCAALNVSAPKFRLRRELDATGRMVRAAAHQVSRAMAGLDPVEPGRKPASGAPAPR; encoded by the coding sequence ATGGCAACGGAGGGTTCGACCGGTGTTCACCGCGCAGTCGCGATCCTGACGGTCCTCGGATCGGAAGACGCGGCCGAACAGGGCAGCCTCGGCGTCGTCGAGATCGCACGCAGGGTCGGCAGGGAGAAGACCCAGATCTCCCGGGCACTGCGGATGCTCGAGGCGACCGGACTGGTCGAGCGTGATTCCGAGACGCTCGGCTACCGGCTCGGCTGGCGGCTGTTCACGATGGCGGTCAACGTCGGCAGGCAGCGGCTGCTGGTCGAAGCACCGCCGGTCCTACGCCGGCTGGTGACCGCCACGAAGGAACGGGCGCACCTGACCGTCCTCGACGGGGACGGCGCCCTCACGGTGCTCTCCGAGAGCCCGATGCGTGCGGTGCAGACCGCGGGATGGGTCGGCAGGATCACGCCGCTGGAGTCGACGTCCTCGGGGCGTGCCCTGCTGGTGGATCACGGCGACGACGAGATCCGCGATCTGCTCGGCGAGGTCCCGTTCACAGGGACGGGACCTCGTGCTCCCACCAGTGTCGACGAGCTGCTCGCGCGGGTCGGTCAGGCGCGTGAGCTCGGATACGCCCTCGTCGACGAAGAGTTCGAGGAGGGGCTCGTGGCCGCCGCCGCACCGGTGCGGGACTTTCGCGGTCGCGTCTGCGCGGCATTGAACGTCTCCGCACCGAAGTTCCGGCTCCGGCGGGAGCTCGATGCCACAGGGCGGATGGTGCGTGCCGCCGCCCACCAGGTCAGCCGGGCGATGGCGGGACTCGATCCCGTCGAGCCCGGGCGGAAACCCGCTTCCGGGGCGCCCGCGCCTCGGTGA
- a CDS encoding LGFP repeat-containing protein produces MVRKARCVATAAAVTGSAALALSLAAPANAEPLRTQPGTQAVICDYTPPAQQQQQSAIDARYDSEPDLQQRLGAPVADEVRDGDVAYREYEHGRLYWTAETWVHETYGDILAKFLEQGGHPAFGVPLTDECGTADGNGRYNHFTGTEETGLSSVYWRPDVGANLISGPVREHWEASGWETGTYGFPVSDTRPAGENGLFSDFEGDDGFGASIHFSPESGTHGTKGAIRDHWLGLGGTGSYLGFPVSDEYDVPEGKRSDFQGGHIVFNTETGEVIDVPAS; encoded by the coding sequence ATGGTCAGGAAAGCTCGCTGCGTCGCAACGGCGGCAGCGGTGACGGGGTCGGCCGCACTGGCGCTGAGTCTCGCCGCGCCGGCGAACGCCGAGCCTCTGCGCACCCAACCGGGCACGCAAGCCGTCATCTGCGACTACACGCCACCTGCCCAGCAACAGCAGCAGTCGGCGATCGACGCCCGGTACGACTCCGAGCCGGATCTGCAGCAACGCCTCGGAGCACCGGTCGCCGACGAGGTGCGCGACGGCGACGTCGCCTACCGCGAGTACGAACACGGGCGTCTGTACTGGACGGCGGAGACGTGGGTGCACGAAACCTACGGCGACATTCTTGCCAAGTTCCTCGAACAAGGAGGACATCCCGCGTTCGGAGTGCCGTTGACCGACGAATGCGGTACCGCCGACGGCAACGGCAGGTACAACCACTTCACCGGAACCGAGGAGACCGGGCTCAGCTCGGTGTACTGGCGTCCCGATGTGGGCGCCAACCTCATCTCCGGCCCGGTGCGGGAGCACTGGGAAGCGTCCGGATGGGAGACGGGCACGTACGGTTTCCCGGTCTCCGACACCCGACCTGCCGGCGAGAACGGCCTGTTCAGCGATTTCGAAGGGGACGACGGCTTCGGCGCGTCGATCCACTTCTCGCCGGAGAGCGGGACTCATGGAACGAAGGGGGCCATCCGGGACCACTGGCTGGGCCTCGGTGGCACCGGTTCGTACCTCGGCTTCCCGGTCTCCGACGAGTACGACGTCCCGGAGGGGAAACGCAGTGACTTCCAGGGCGGCCACATCGTCTTCAACACCGAGACGGGAGAGGTGATCGACGTTCCGGCGTCGTGA